In Brienomyrus brachyistius isolate T26 chromosome 19, BBRACH_0.4, whole genome shotgun sequence, one DNA window encodes the following:
- the id2b gene encoding DNA-binding protein inhibitor ID-2b, whose product MKAISPKRSFTKKSISVMDQNLGISRSKTPVDDPLSLLYNMNDCYSKLKELVPSLPPNKSVSKIEILQHVIDYILDLQIALDTHSAIESLQHQQRQGQATPRTPLSTLNTDLNSHPLQVFGLD is encoded by the exons ATGAAAGCAATAAGCCCTAAGAGATCCTTCACGAAAAAGAGCATCAGTGTCATGGATCAAAACCTGGGAATATCTCGGAGTAAAACCCCAGTGGACGATCCCTTGAGCCTGCTGTATAATATGAACGACTGTTACTCCAAACTGAAGGAACTTGTCCCCAGCCTTCCTCCAAACAAGAGCGTTAGTAAGATCGAAATCCTGCAGCATGTCATCGACTACATCTTGGACCTTCAGATTGCACTTGACACCCATTCCGCGATAGAAAGTCTACAGCACCAGCAGCGACAGGGGCAGGCTACACCCCGCACTCCCCTGTCAACCCTCAACACAGACCTGAACAGTCATCCGTTGCAG GTGTTTGGTTTGGACTAA